attatttccaaaaaaaattaaattaaatttcaaaagctGCCCAAGTAATATACAACGCATTCAACTTACCCTTAACCTTAGCCACTCGAAGACTTTGCTCACCGTTGCGGCGAGTGCGGCGACCGAATGTCAGGCTTAGGTCCATTATTCTGCATTAGCCGACTGTCGGTTTCTTCGATTGAATACGGATCGTCCTCATCTTCCTCGAAACCGTCGTCGTGCGCCCGTAACGGTTCTGTAACATCGtccaataatgctttaaaattgaaaaagttgTCATTATCGTTCTATCATGTTATAGCACTACCAACTCCTTACCATGTCCAGGCTGGACGAAATTCTCAATgtcatcttgagagtaaaagAAGGACACAATCTTGAAATGATCGTTTGCATCCGGCAGTAGCATTTTGATAATTTCAATAAAGGAAGGTCGTGCGGATGCACGATGTTGccaacaaattcgcatcagCTCATAGAGCTTATCCGGGCAATTTTCAGGACGTTCCATAACGCCTCCGTCTATGACGTATCGCAATACTTGATCATTAGTTAAtccctgttgagaaaacaaaacaacgataaCAATCAAAACATGGCTGCAACCGTGTGAGGGTGAATGTTATCCATACCTGGTACGGCTGAGAAGCAAGTGTTGCCATCTCCCACAGAACAACGCCATAGCTGAATACGTCGCTACAACTCGAAAACATTCCATCCTTTAGACTCTCCGGAGCCATCCATCGTACTGGTAGAAATCCTTTCGTGCCTTTTCTATAATAGTCCGTTTCGTATATGTCTCGTGTCATACCAAAGTCACCTATTTTCACTGTTAAATCTTCGGCCACCATACAGTTCCGGGCGGCCAAGTCACGATGGACGAATTTTTTTGCCGAAAGGTACGCCATACCGTCCGCAATTTCAATAGCCATCTGATAGATTTCCTTCAATGTTGGAGGCTGCGGTGACGACTCCTCACCATTTTCGTAGTCCGGCCGATGACGTCGGAGGTAGCTCTTAAGATCACCGTTCGCCATCAGCTCCATGATCACGAGCGTCGGCTGACCAAGCGAAACCACCCCATAAAGCCGCACCACGTGATGAGTATGGAATTCCTTCATAATCGTTGCCTCTATTAGAAAACTATCGCGCTCGCGCTCGGTTGCATTCTCCGTGACGGTTTTTATAGCACACGGTACGTTCGTTTCGTTGTCCAGCTTTGTCATGATACCCTTGTACACCATACCGAACGAACCTTGGCCGAGTTCTTCTAGCCGGATTATGTGATCGCGCGGCACTTCCCATTCGTCTACCTTGTACGTAACACCAGCATAGTCAGGATTAACTTGTGCGAATAGCCGCATGTTCGACATTTGCTTGTATTTGTTCAGCGCGTATAAGGCTGCTATGACTATGGCTATTAGGATCACCGTTATTATTATAACAATAATTATCCACAAAGCTGTGGCGGGCCTGTCGGAATCGCGCTTTTCCAAGGCCAAAAATTTAGGCGGCGAATACGGCCCATTGCCTGCGGTCGTTGTGGCCATAATGCGTACACTATAGTTGCCTGCATCTAGCTTCGTCAACAGTGCGTATCCGAGCGCGTCATGCACATCAACAGTGACGCAACGCACGGTGGGCTGCACCGAATCTAGATCCGTTCGATGATACTTAATCGAGTACGATACCAGCGCCCCGTTTGGTTTTGAAGGACCCTTCCACCGCACTCGGATTACACGTTGCGTGTGGTTAGACTGATCGTCCAGttcgatcgaatcgatcgGTATGTCATCGGCGTCCAGTTTTCTAGGCGTACGATACATAGACAACACTTCCGAGCCACACAAATCGACCATATCTTGTACCACAACTCCAGGTACCGCCGCAGCCGGTTCGCGGCAAGCATGCACGCGAAAGGAGTACAGTGCAAAATGTTTGAAGTGCGACAGGGGAAACCTGATGAGCGTTTGATTGGTTGTGGCACCAATTGTACGATAGTACACTTCATTGGGCTCTTGTTTGGACACATAATTCGAAGCAATTTTTGGTGTGTTCTCTGTATCCGAGGGAAATATATGCGAGTTGTTGCCAGCCGCAAAGCTTCCCCCATTGCCACTGTTTTCTCGGCGCTTTCTACTAGATTTTGGATTTCTGTAAGcgacaaaaatgttttatcatgCGTTTCCTATCACACCATACTGCAAATACGCAAATACTCACTTAATGTAAACGTAGTTATGCAACCAATCCTCGAATCCTATGGACATCTCCACCTCGTTCACATCTATCTTTAGGCCGCTCTCGGAATCTGAGATGCCCGCTGCTGAACAGAACGCGGCACATTCTTCCTTCGAGCATTGGTTTTGCGTTTCTTTCACCGGGGAGATCGTCGTTGCAATGGATGTACTTTCTACCGGAATGTTGGGCTGTGAATcgggtttttctatttctgcaaaacggtaaaataaaaacaaaaacattatatGCTGCGCAACATGAACTGTGCTGTACAATTCTGCAAAACGTACCATCATGACAGTAATTACGTTGTTtgatcatttcatttttctcgTCGTTTAACGTAGCACCAATTTTGTAGGCGGAAAGTTTACCAAACATTTTGACCGGCTCGTTCCATACGACAATCTGTATAATTGGTGAAATGTAAATCAGTAATCGATATCTTCATACACAGTACGTTCCTTCTCCAGTTCACTTACCAGCGTATCATTTTCTATAAAAACGTGCAAATCTCGTATGATCTTTGGAGTGCCGGGTGACGTTCGAAAGTATGTAATATCCGTCTGTCCACCTAAGTTCTCCGAAGACAATGTGTATGTTTTAACGTAATATGCGTACTGCGTAAAAGCATTAAGCCGTGTAAGAAGGTGTGTAGCAAATTCCCGTTCCTGCATGTTAGCCACGTCGTCGACACGCCAGCCCTGAGAGTTACAGGCGTCGCGCCCATCGTAAAACGTTACATTGCCGTGCGGTGCCTCTATGTAGTAGACGACGTATCCTAGCAGCTGCCTCATGTCTGGCAGATCTTTAAACGCGTCCCACTGTATAATGACGGAGTCTAACGAAATTTTGGTCGGCCTTGTGCCTAGCTTCTTAATTTCGCAAGCCACTCGTACgccgttcgttttgtttaacTGTTCCTCATTTTCAATACTCACACCTTCTCCGAAATGGCTTTTGAGGGAGGTAATTTTCTTCACGCATAGCATTGGATTGTCATTAAAACGAACGTTACCACGTTTGATGGTAACATTTTGATTCCAAAGCTCCTGCAGGTTTTGGTTGTCGATCACACTCAACGATATGCTGCAAAGTAAAGCGAACAGGTATGTATATTAATTATCAACTGATTCCCACAGTTGATGGCAGTCGCACCGTCCGTCGGCAGTGTGTACTACTCACTTTGCATTTAACACGGTGCCATGGATGATTTTCAGATTTCTAAAGAATCCCAATGACATCAGGGCGTAGGAGCGAACAATGGTGAGATAGCCGTAGATTTCTTCGATCGAGTAAAGTTCCTTTTCCAGTTCACGTACCACATTTTCTACGGGACAAAACAGAGACAAAACGCAAACATCACAAGTCATCCTTTAACGAGCAATCATACAACTGTTTCACGTACCTCCTCCAAGCTGCCGCAACCGAATGGAAAGCGATCCTTGAATGATCGTACACCCGCGCAATTGTTGTATTTGCGAGATGCTCTCAATTACCATACCCTTGCATTCACTGCGACAGGAACCCTTACATGGAACGCAGGTTGGCCGTTGCGAACCGGGAACGGTCGACAAGGTGTGCCCCACGGGACAATCCAGCCGACATTCACCCTGAACAGGCACATACGGATAATCAATGGTACTATCTCCTCCCCGTTGCAGTGGCTTGAACAATTTGTAACACTCTTCCTCCGTCAAGCATCGACTTTCGCTAAACAGGAACATGTGATCGGGACATTTGTCCACACAGCGGGTGCGATTGTTGTGAATGTAATAGTACTTCCGGCACGCCATGCAGTGCGATTTGTTTTCACTGCTGCACTGGCCAAGACAGGATGTATTACAGCATTCACCCGTTTTAGTGCACGACTTCGGACAGCTTGCAGGACATTCTGGcgggagggggaaaaaaaaagtattaacaATTAGTCCATCTGCGTTGCGCTTTACTACTGCTACCACTATATGGGTCGCCGTCCCGAAACATACTTTGTTGGCAGTGATTGGTTGACCAGCATAGATGGcttgttttttcgttgtgtACCAATCGATTTACCTCTCGCGACGGACAGTTTATCGTTTGCGTCATTCCACTCGGAAGTGTAATGGTAACATTGCTCGGACAGGTTGTACATTCATTTGCGCCTTGATTAgcctaaaaatataaatatttttttttatttaataggTATTCTAAGAAATGCATGAGTCATTTAGTAATCCCGATGATCCCGACTGATGATGAACTATAAACATACTGTTTAATTGatcgatttgttttataatttgttgCCATTGTAAAGGGTAGTCTCGTAATGCATCTCTTCTAGAATTTTTGGTCCTTATTGGCGAAAATATATGCTAATAGATTTCCAAATTCTTCTCTTGATCCTTATGCGTTATCTTTCAGGAAGTGTGTCCCGGCGATGGGAACACAACATCTCCAATGCAGAAGCAACTCCCACCAAATACATAGTAGAATCTTCCTGGCCATTAGTCCTGGTTTGAACGCCGTTTGAGGTGCTTCAAACGCGCTTTGACCACAATCGGTTTTGCACAATAATGTCGTATTTGACCCATTTCTCAGCGCCCAGTCACCAGTCAGTATAGAAAAAGGGGTCAATTTCATTCGCTTGGCCAAGGTTTCGCAAATGGAAATTCGATTcgtcatgtttttttgtggtgttaATTCATACACCACCTCCCCAAACAATGATCTTCTCTTTGGATCCTCGAACTTTGCGCAAATGgtttaaaactgttttatgATCGTGCTTTACCTTCTCGTGCTGGGATAAATAATAAGGAGATTTTGTGCGACGAACACAGTGCAGAACATTGCTACAATTAAGAAGGAACGAAAGCTTTAAGGGAAATGCTTTAATCTTCTTACTTTACTTTTACATAAATTACGAACGATCAGCCATTTTCAATTGGACTTCTTTTTCAATGCCAAACTCTGATTTAAGGGATGGCATGAATCAACTGTTAAAAACATCCgaaactttcttttttgcataaattctTCACCTTTTGAATGAACTCTCCAGAAGCGCTAGTTGACTGGTTTTACTTTTAGCTTGAGTTGCTTCACATTCCAGAGCATGATCAGACACTTTCTATCCCTAATATCTCTCTAATgcttttctctatctcttcagttctttctcttttctttcgcttttctcGTCTGCACACTCTCTCCTTTTTACTATGCTATTCGTAAtcttgtttgtgcttttttttacacttctcCTTTAGTCTTTACTTTAGAGAGAatattcactttttttctcaagTCTATTTCATTTTACTACATAATTTCTGCTCTGTGACGCACATCGCGATGAAAACCCCTGACTAACGGATGAATGAATTCCAACTGTTGCTGCCGTCGTTTCCAACATTCCTTTCTCACGTGCccattttaaagttttcttttcgatttgcttcgctcgttttgcttttcattgctTTGCATTTGATGCAATTCATTATCTTTTCAACAACTCAGGACGGATTTCTTTCCAATTTATAGGTTCATAGTTTCATGGTAATACCATAAATAGTCCAGAAATTGCATTGTAGTACACATATTACAGCTAGAGtatacgttttgttttcaattagaTTTCAATTTCGGCGGTTCAAACAACAAGCGTTCATCTAACGATTGCTGAGCAACCTTGTGACCAAATCACCATACCAAACGATGCCGCACGGGGTACGTAGTGTGACGATTACTGTTTTTCTCACTGTCACTGATGCCCCCATCAATACAAACTCGACGCGCACACCGCTTACATCACGGCGCAAACGAATGATTGATTGTTGGCAGCGGAATGAGCCGAATACCAATTACCAACAACAGAAAACCGCGTGACTTCATACGACACAAACCTAGTAATGATCACGGTATGGCACATCCCAAACAACTCACCGTCCACGTTACAACGGTTCCCCGTGCGATAGTGGATAAATACCGCCAAACGCGTCTCAACTAGTGAAAGATCATTTGCAAACATTGTACACATTTGATGAggaggcttttttttgttactttattttattatgagACTTAACATTAGGAACAGTTCAAGTGTTAAGAAATAATTTGCCCGATGTGCTACAGTGATCGTGAAAGAATTGCCCTCTATCCTCTCGAATATAGACATGAACAATAACTTCCACATTAGCAACATGGATTTTGCAAACTTACCTTAATCCAGCTCTCTCCTTCTGGTGCTATCGCCTTCCAATCGATTGTATCTGCAtggcataagttaggatttttctcAATACGTACAGCACCACGTTGAATGTCGATCAGTGATGTGAGACCCAATTCCTACAACAATgagaattatttaaacaaaaatccatAACGTCAATTTTAGTGATTCCAAAACTCTTGATAGTGTCTACTCTCGAAATGGAAATAACTCCTCTTCAAATATATAAACTTGTTCTTCAAAAAAGTATCTCAATTTTTGTAGAAGATCCCAATATTACTAACCTTTATGTGCATTAATTCGTAAACTACAAGTGCATAGTTGTTGGCAAGTTCGTTTCCACGGATGACGGTCAGATTGGGGAATAGTTGCCCCAGTGTTTCCAACCCATTAACACGAAACAGTAGCAGATATCCGGTTATTTCCGTCAGGTTTGGGAAGGTGTAATTGGTGAAACTGTCGTTGCCGTACTTGTCAATCAGCATAATCTGTACGAAGCCCTCCACCACACGACAGTCCCTTAATCGCTCCAGATGTTGCGGCGAGTTCCGGACATCAACGCTCGAACAAACTAGGCACAGAGAGGGAGGgatagagagagatagagagtaAATAGTAATGCATAGTTTGAAAGGGATAGATATAggtgaatttttcatttacgataaaaatgtttacaaataCTGCAAATTGATAACGAAAATCAATTCCGTGATCACCGATAATTACCGGGGGTATCGGTCTATCTATCTAAGTACGAATGTAtgtttgttgttatgtttgtACATCACAATCAGCGTACCTTTGCCAGGACTCGTTATGAGGGCCTGTTCACTCGGTGGCGTCGTCCCCAGCCGATGTGTGGTCGGCGAAGAATCTACTCCTTGTGCCGCTACAATGCTTATGCTTATGGTGATAACGTAGAGGAATAAGAACGCCTTTCCGATGGATGACAATAGTTTCCAACGCCATCGCTTCCACAGGCTGGTCCGACTGTGCCGTCTAACGCCCCACAGGTACTCGTTCGCAAAGCATTGCACAATGCTCCATCGCCTATTAGTTTCTACGTAGCAACTCTGCCTATCCTTATGGCTATTTTTAACACTATTGTTAACCCTATCACTATTGCTATTGCTGTCACCGGCACCGGTCGTGCCAGCAGCATCCGCGTTTAGGCGGTTATCATTCAAAAAAGGGTATTCTTGGTGATATGACCTAAGTAATAGGCACAATTTTTCGCACATTAAAGAGTGCCAACTGCGTATGTAGCAGTTCCAGCAGCTTTTGTATGGAGCATCCCATTTAATCCAAGTATCCATAACGCTCATCCCGATCGGCTAAACAACTCTGCTGTTTCTAGGTATAGTAACTAAATCATTCCATCCCTGGTATGCTTCACGTGTAGGAAACGCATGTCGTTATTCCCTCCTTTCCACCTACGCGCTCCAGTTCTGTGGAAGAATTCGGCACCTTGCCACAACATATACTACACTGCCACTGGATGGCTTCGCACTTTTACACTTTTTCACTGCGGGCCGTGTTGCACTTGCTCTACCCCCCAACACGGGTATAACATCTCGACGTTGTGTTCGTTTGCTCGTACATACATTCGCTTCAGGATGGTTTATAACAGGTTGACACATTTTCTAACATTTGCACTCCCGGGAGACCAGTGTCCTCTTCTACCAGTTGTCCAGTGCGTTATTCATTCATATGCTCCACTCCTTACTATGCTGATGTTCACTGATCATCGTCGTAATTCGTTCACTTCATCGTGCCTTTCCTTTTCGATATTTTCTTTGAAAGGATATACACTCACAGTAGGAAACCTTTTTCGTGCACACTATAAACATAATGTCTATCAAACGGTAAGGTTGCACGTTTTAGCGGCTGATGAACTTTATATCAGTGTACCAGATGTAACGTCCCGGACGAAAGTATCCAGCGTTTAGAGAACTATAAACCGTTGAAatctaaaatagaaaaaaagaggaagaaaaccaCAGGATTATTAGAATGTACCGAACAATTGTAACAAAGATCGAAgagaaaagtttcaaaaattaTCTTGAATGTAACGAATTAAATCACTTTGTTAAGCGAATCACACAACAAATATTAATTGTAAGTCTTTAATAACGTTATGTAGATTCatacatttctttaaaatatatacagtagaacgtcgattaaccggcgggcgaattaaccgtgcgccgaaaattgacagctgttcgTTCAAATGTCAGGttggtaaaaattattaaaatcatcaccaaacgatatatttgaaatgattttattttactttctaaattttaatagttatttcataataatttgcttgatccagaatcagttttagcatcaaaaggacAACCAAAGTATAGTATATAGatactatatacgctttatctagatatataAATGTCCTTGATATTTAcgggactattatccgtggaaatcgattaaccggcatcagcCCGGTCCTGAGTACCCCGGATAACCGACGTTCTACTATACAAAAATAAGTAAAGTATTACAAGAGCCATTACAAGTCCGTTCTAGCAACAGCTGGTTTTTGCTTACATATttgttggaagtttttttctttctttgctttccCCTAAATCGATT
The DNA window shown above is from Anopheles funestus chromosome 3RL, idAnoFuneDA-416_04, whole genome shotgun sequence and carries:
- the LOC125771768 gene encoding insulin-like receptor isoform X2, whose amino-acid sequence is MSVMDTWIKWDAPYKSCWNCYIRSWHSLMCEKLCLLLRSYHQEYPFLNDNRLNADAAGTTGAGDSNSNSDRVNNSVKNSHKDRQSCYVETNRRWSIVQCFANEYLWGVRRHSRTSLWKRWRWKLLSSIGKAFLFLYVITISISIVAAQGVDSSPTTHRLGTTPPSEQALITSPGKVCSSVDVRNSPQHLERLRDCRVVEGFVQIMLIDKYGNDSFTNYTFPNLTEITGYLLLFRVNGLETLGQLFPNLTVIRGNELANNYALVVYELMHIKELGLTSLIDIQRGAVRIEKNPNLCHADTIDWKAIAPEGESWIKANQGANECTTCPSNVTITLPSGMTQTINCPSREVNRLVHNEKTSHLCWSTNHCQQKCPASCPKSCTKTGECCNTSCLGQCSSENKSHCMACRKYYYIHNNRTRCVDKCPDHMFLFSESRCLTEEECYKLFKPLQRGGDSTIDYPYVPVQGECRLDCPVGHTLSTVPGSQRPTCVPCKGSCRSECKGMVIESISQIQQLRGCTIIQGSLSIRLRQLGGENVVRELEKELYSIEEIYGYLTIVRSYALMSLGFFRNLKIIHGTVLNANISLSVIDNQNLQELWNQNVTIKRGNVRFNDNPMLCVKKITSLKSHFGEGVSIENEEQLNKTNGVRVACEIKKLGTRPTKISLDSVIIQWDAFKDLPDMRQLLGYVVYYIEAPHGNVTFYDGRDACNSQGWRVDDVANMQEREFATHLLTRLNAFTQYAYYVKTYTLSSENLGGQTDITYFRTSPGTPKIIRDLHVFIENDTLIVVWNEPVKMFGKLSAYKIGATLNDEKNEMIKQRNYCHDEIEKPDSQPNIPVESTSIATTISPVKETQNQCSKEECAAFCSAAGISDSESGLKIDVNEVEMSIGFEDWLHNYVYIKNPKSSRKRRENSGNGGSFAAGNNSHIFPSDTENTPKIASNYVSKQEPNEVYYRTIGATTNQTLIRFPLSHFKHFALYSFRVHACREPAAAVPGVVVQDMVDLCGSEVLSMYRTPRKLDADDIPIDSIELDDQSNHTQRVIRVRWKGPSKPNGALVSYSIKYHRTDLDSVQPTVRCVTVDVHDALGYALLTKLDAGNYSVRIMATTTAGNGPYSPPKFLALEKRDSDRPATALWIIIVIIITVILIAIVIAALYALNKYKQMSNMRLFAQVNPDYAGVTYKVDEWEVPRDHIIRLEELGQGSFGMVYKGIMTKLDNETNVPCAIKTVTENATERERDSFLIEATIMKEFHTHHVVRLYGVVSLGQPTLVIMELMANGDLKSYLRRHRPDYENGEESSPQPPTLKEIYQMAIEIADGMAYLSAKKFVHRDLAARNCMVAEDLTVKIGDFGMTRDIYETDYYRKGTKGFLPVRWMAPESLKDGMFSSCSDVFSYGVVLWEMATLASQPYQGLTNDQVLRYVIDGGVMERPENCPDKLYELMRICWQHRASARPSFIEIIKMLLPDANDHFKIVSFFYSQDDIENFVQPGHEPLRAHDDGFEEDEDDPYSIEETDSRLMQNNGPKPDIRSPHSPQR
- the LOC125771768 gene encoding insulin-like receptor isoform X1, whose protein sequence is MSVMDTWIKWDAPYKSCWNCYIRSWHSLMCEKLCLLLRSYHQEYPFLNDNRLNADAAGTTGAGDSNSNSDRVNNSVKNSHKDRQSCYVETNRRWSIVQCFANEYLWGVRRHSRTSLWKRWRWKLLSSIGKAFLFLYVITISISIVAAQGVDSSPTTHRLGTTPPSEQALITSPGKVCSSVDVRNSPQHLERLRDCRVVEGFVQIMLIDKYGNDSFTNYTFPNLTEITGYLLLFRVNGLETLGQLFPNLTVIRGNELANNYALVVYELMHIKELGLTSLIDIQRGAVRIEKNPNLCHADTIDWKAIAPEGESWIKANQGANECTTCPSNVTITLPSGMTQTINCPSREVNRLVHNEKTSHLCWSTNHCQQKCPASCPKSCTKTGECCNTSCLGQCSSENKSHCMACRKYYYIHNNRTRCVDKCPDHMFLFSESRCLTEEECYKLFKPLQRGGDSTIDYPYVPVQGECRLDCPVGHTLSTVPGSQRPTCVPCKGSCRSECKGMVIESISQIQQLRGCTIIQGSLSIRLRQLGGENVVRELEKELYSIEEIYGYLTIVRSYALMSLGFFRNLKIIHGTVLNANISLSVIDNQNLQELWNQNVTIKRGNVRFNDNPMLCVKKITSLKSHFGEGVSIENEEQLNKTNGVRVACEIKKLGTRPTKISLDSVIIQWDAFKDLPDMRQLLGYVVYYIEAPHGNVTFYDGRDACNSQGWRVDDVANMQEREFATHLLTRLNAFTQYAYYVKTYTLSSENLGGQTDITYFRTSPGTPKIIRDLHVFIENDTLIVVWNEPVKMFGKLSAYKIGATLNDEKNEMIKQRNYCHDEIEKPDSQPNIPVESTSIATTISPVKETQNQCSKEECAAFCSAAGISDSESGLKIDVNEVEMSIGFEDWLHNYVYIKNPKSSRKRRENSGNGGSFAAGNNSHIFPSDTENTPKIASNYVSKQEPNEVYYRTIGATTNQTLIRFPLSHFKHFALYSFRVHACREPAAAVPGVVVQDMVDLCGSEVLSMYRTPRKLDADDIPIDSIELDDQSNHTQRVIRVRWKGPSKPNGALVSYSIKYHRTDLDSVQPTVRCVTVDVHDALGYALLTKLDAGNYSVRIMATTTAGNGPYSPPKFLALEKRDSDRPATALWIIIVIIITVILIAIVIAALYALNKYKQMSNMRLFAQVNPDYAGVTYKVDEWEVPRDHIIRLEELGQGSFGMVYKGIMTKLDNETNVPCAIKTVTENATERERDSFLIEATIMKEFHTHHVVRLYGVVSLGQPTLVIMELMANGDLKSYLRRHRPDYENGEESSPQPPTLKEIYQMAIEIADGMAYLSAKKFVHRDLAARNCMVAEDLTVKIGDFGMTRDIYETDYYRKGTKGFLPVRWMAPESLKDGMFSSCSDVFSYGVVLWEMATLASQPYQGLTNDQVLRYVIDGGVMERPENCPDKLYELMRICWQHRASARPSFIEIIKMLLPDANDHFKIVSFFYSQDDIENFVQPGHALLDDVTEPLRAHDDGFEEDEDDPYSIEETDSRLMQNNGPKPDIRSPHSPQR